In a single window of the Streptomyces sp. NBC_00285 genome:
- a CDS encoding DUF1330 domain-containing protein, with amino-acid sequence MTANSQKKFYALNMFDVSDLEKYLAYFRRLPEVAPQYGGRMVAFGRFRDNVAGDLAPRQVLFAVEWESEEAFNRFRDAPDLADFHSLRENGTTSYVWQTFDGLDMSDPANVSLDDVLAVLKP; translated from the coding sequence ATGACTGCGAATTCGCAGAAGAAGTTCTACGCCCTGAACATGTTTGACGTGTCCGACTTGGAGAAGTACCTCGCGTACTTCCGCCGTTTGCCTGAAGTGGCTCCGCAATATGGTGGCCGAATGGTGGCGTTTGGTCGTTTCCGGGACAACGTGGCCGGTGACCTCGCGCCACGGCAGGTTCTGTTTGCCGTCGAATGGGAGTCCGAAGAGGCGTTCAACAGGTTCCGGGACGCTCCGGACTTGGCCGACTTCCATTCGCTGCGGGAGAACGGGACGACGTCCTATGTCTGGCAGACGTTCGATGGTCTCGATATGAGTGACCCCGCCAACGTTTCGCTCGACGATGTACTGGCGGTGCTCAAGCCTTAA
- a CDS encoding PDR/VanB family oxidoreductase, translating to MDVSTPLTRPPDLYGRPRSDAFMRKLAAFSDNAVTRLARRSKPPRRPPATEMPVIRELVVAAKHQEAEDVVSLRLAAPDGAMLPPWQPGAHIELHLPSSRRRQYSLCGDPADRYRYRIAVRRIANGAGGSAEVHDTLGEGMRVAITGPRNAFPFAAEASILLIAGGIGITPILPMAREAARRGLDWRLVHTGRSRGSMPFAAELAELAATAPDRVSIRPDDESGAPETADLLNLSPAAGAVYCCGPAPMIDGVRRAFGDSRASALHFERFAPAPIKDGRPFELQLGDTGRVLPVPYDRSALDVLQEALPDLPFSCRQGFCGTCRVRVAQGHVDHRDRRLTATERAAGAMLPCVSRAPEGERLVLEV from the coding sequence ATGGACGTCAGCACACCCCTCACCCGGCCGCCGGACCTGTACGGCAGACCGCGCAGCGACGCCTTCATGCGGAAGCTGGCGGCGTTCAGCGACAACGCGGTCACGCGCCTCGCGCGGCGCAGCAAGCCCCCTAGGCGCCCGCCGGCCACCGAGATGCCCGTGATCCGGGAACTGGTGGTCGCCGCCAAACACCAAGAGGCCGAGGACGTCGTCTCCCTGCGGCTGGCAGCACCCGACGGGGCAATGCTCCCGCCCTGGCAGCCCGGCGCCCACATCGAACTGCACCTGCCCTCCAGCCGCAGGCGGCAGTACTCCCTGTGCGGCGACCCCGCCGACCGGTACCGGTACCGCATCGCGGTGCGCCGCATCGCCAACGGGGCAGGCGGTTCGGCCGAGGTACACGACACTCTCGGGGAGGGTATGAGGGTCGCCATCACCGGGCCCCGGAACGCCTTCCCCTTCGCCGCCGAGGCATCCATCCTGCTCATCGCGGGCGGCATCGGCATCACCCCCATCCTGCCGATGGCCCGAGAAGCCGCCCGCCGCGGGCTGGACTGGCGGCTCGTGCACACCGGCCGCAGCCGCGGCTCGATGCCCTTCGCGGCAGAACTGGCCGAACTCGCGGCCACAGCCCCTGACCGGGTCTCCATCCGTCCTGACGACGAGTCCGGCGCGCCCGAAACAGCCGATCTGTTGAACTTGAGCCCGGCGGCGGGTGCGGTGTACTGCTGCGGGCCCGCGCCCATGATCGACGGCGTTCGGCGCGCGTTCGGTGACAGCCGCGCGTCCGCCCTGCACTTCGAGCGTTTCGCCCCGGCCCCGATCAAGGACGGCCGTCCCTTCGAACTCCAACTGGGCGACACCGGACGGGTTCTGCCAGTGCCGTACGACCGCTCCGCCCTGGATGTTCTCCAGGAGGCCCTGCCGGACCTGCCCTTCTCCTGCCGCCAGGGGTTCTGCGGAACCTGCCGGGTACGGGTGGCCCAGGGCCACGTCGATCACCGTGACCGCCGGCTCACCGCCACCGAACGAGCGGCCGGCGCCATGCTGCCCTGCGTCTCGCGTGCACCGGAAGGAGAGCGGTTGGTGCTGGAGGTGTGA
- a CDS encoding YciI family protein, with translation MEFLCYHRDRPGSAALRDELTEEHWAYMDQYAKEMIARGPTFADDGVTPTGSVHIVDLPDPAAVRAFAFDEPNYQAGAYRDVLVRRWRNLLGRTMWDFPGGRTGGNRYLVLGLGTGPAADLAVPPDQDELIAYGPLLSDSGAIWLGTAALLRAPDPDTARALLTPARYADIEVHDWQFGGRPS, from the coding sequence ATGGAGTTCCTCTGCTACCACCGAGATCGGCCCGGCTCCGCGGCACTGCGCGATGAACTGACGGAAGAACACTGGGCCTATATGGACCAGTACGCGAAGGAGATGATCGCCCGGGGCCCGACCTTCGCCGACGACGGCGTGACACCCACCGGAAGCGTGCACATCGTCGACCTGCCCGATCCCGCGGCGGTCCGCGCGTTCGCCTTCGACGAGCCCAACTACCAGGCCGGCGCGTACCGGGACGTGCTGGTGCGACGGTGGCGCAACCTGCTGGGGCGCACCATGTGGGACTTTCCCGGCGGCCGGACCGGCGGCAACCGGTACCTGGTGCTCGGCCTCGGCACGGGACCGGCCGCCGACCTGGCGGTGCCGCCCGACCAGGACGAACTGATCGCCTATGGGCCGCTGTTGTCCGACAGCGGAGCCATCTGGCTGGGCACGGCGGCGTTGCTCCGGGCACCGGACCCGGACACGGCACGCGCCCTCCTCACCCCGGCCCGGTACGCCGACATCGAGGTGCACGACTGGCAGTTCGGCGGACGGCCGTCATGA
- a CDS encoding fatty acid desaturase family protein encodes MTTDVSNRSPDPAHHAETTKPPPGSRGSDYAALCREVRQSGLLRRRPVYYCVKVGANLLLLAAGWTAFMLIGQSWWQLLTAAFLAAMFTQTGFIGHDAGHHQIAASKRVNNVLGRVHTNLLIGLSYGWWIAKHNRHHSHPNHVGRDPDIADGAIAFTQEHARIRSGAYAWLARHQAWLFFPMLLLEGLALHVAGVRALFDRNGAATSRKTKLADAGLLTAHLGGYLAALFLVLSPVQAVCFLLVHQGLFGLYMGCSFAPNHKGMPMFAKDDKIDFLRRQVLTSRNIRGHRFVDFALGGLNYQIEHHLFPSMPRPSLRHAQELVRTYCTRHDIAYHETGLFHSYAQVVRHLHMVGGPLRPELEY; translated from the coding sequence GTGACCACTGACGTCAGCAACCGGAGCCCCGATCCGGCGCACCACGCCGAGACGACCAAGCCCCCGCCCGGCAGCCGGGGCAGCGACTACGCCGCGCTGTGCCGTGAGGTGAGGCAGAGCGGGCTGCTGAGGCGACGACCGGTCTACTACTGCGTCAAGGTCGGCGCGAACCTGCTGCTGCTGGCCGCCGGCTGGACCGCGTTCATGCTGATCGGGCAGTCGTGGTGGCAGCTGCTCACCGCCGCCTTCCTCGCAGCGATGTTCACGCAGACCGGATTCATCGGTCACGACGCCGGACACCACCAGATCGCCGCCTCCAAACGCGTCAACAACGTGCTCGGCCGCGTGCACACCAACCTGCTGATCGGCCTCAGCTACGGCTGGTGGATCGCCAAGCACAACCGGCACCACTCCCACCCCAACCACGTCGGACGGGACCCCGACATCGCCGACGGCGCGATCGCCTTCACCCAGGAACACGCCCGCATCCGCAGCGGGGCGTACGCCTGGCTGGCGCGTCACCAGGCCTGGTTGTTCTTCCCGATGCTGCTCCTGGAAGGGCTCGCCCTGCACGTCGCCGGCGTACGAGCGCTGTTCGACCGCAACGGCGCCGCGACCTCGCGGAAGACCAAGCTGGCCGACGCAGGACTGCTGACGGCGCATCTCGGCGGCTACCTCGCCGCTCTTTTCCTGGTCCTGTCCCCCGTCCAGGCCGTGTGCTTCCTGCTCGTGCACCAGGGGCTGTTCGGGCTCTACATGGGGTGCTCGTTCGCCCCGAACCACAAGGGCATGCCGATGTTCGCCAAGGACGACAAGATCGATTTTCTGCGTCGGCAGGTACTGACCTCACGGAACATCCGCGGCCACCGGTTCGTCGACTTCGCACTCGGTGGGCTCAACTACCAGATCGAACACCACCTGTTCCCCTCCATGCCGCGCCCCAGCCTGCGCCATGCCCAGGAACTCGTGCGCACGTACTGCACCCGGCACGACATCGCCTACCACGAGACCGGGCTCTTCCACTCCTACGCCCAGGTAGTGCGGCACCTCCACATGGTCGGCGGCCCGCTGCGCCCCGAGCTGGAGTACTGA
- a CDS encoding metal-dependent hydrolase, translating into MFRAAHAHPERPSEPIDHHDLVLQPRDVTFDWGATPLHWLPGEPFATHTFDVLHLMLPELERWFVRTFEQALPLITDDRLREDVRGFIGQEAMHAEAHQEVLEHLLAKGLDPAPYTLQSEWIFRRVLGDRPELTPAATHAHLLQRLALIAAFEHFTAYMGHWILSNRRLDQAGADPAMLDLFRWHGAEEVEHRSVAFDLLVHLDPRYRRRMVGMLVTAPVLTRLWIRGVRFLMSTDPELDDRVKVRFRDYLTAAHKDLLPPPGSFARSVLRYFRPGYHPTQEGSTQLAVAYLAASPAARAAAQ; encoded by the coding sequence ATGTTCCGAGCCGCACATGCCCACCCGGAGCGTCCGTCCGAGCCCATCGACCACCACGACCTGGTGCTGCAACCCCGGGACGTCACCTTCGACTGGGGCGCCACCCCGCTGCACTGGCTGCCGGGTGAGCCCTTCGCGACCCACACCTTCGATGTGCTCCACCTCATGCTCCCCGAACTCGAACGCTGGTTCGTGCGCACCTTCGAGCAGGCACTGCCACTGATCACCGATGACCGGCTGCGCGAGGACGTACGCGGTTTCATCGGCCAGGAAGCGATGCACGCCGAGGCGCACCAGGAGGTCCTGGAGCACCTTCTCGCCAAGGGGCTGGACCCGGCTCCGTACACCCTGCAGTCCGAATGGATCTTCCGCAGGGTGCTCGGAGACCGGCCGGAGCTGACACCGGCCGCCACCCACGCGCACCTCCTCCAACGACTCGCCCTCATAGCGGCCTTCGAGCACTTCACCGCGTACATGGGTCACTGGATTCTCAGCAACAGGCGCCTGGACCAGGCCGGCGCGGACCCCGCGATGCTCGATCTGTTCCGCTGGCACGGCGCGGAAGAGGTCGAACACCGCTCGGTCGCGTTCGACCTGCTGGTGCACCTCGATCCCCGCTACCGGCGCCGAATGGTCGGCATGCTCGTCACCGCTCCGGTGCTGACCCGGCTGTGGATCCGCGGAGTCCGCTTCCTGATGAGCACCGACCCCGAACTCGACGACCGGGTCAAGGTCCGCTTCCGCGACTACCTGACCGCGGCCCACAAGGACCTGTTGCCCCCGCCGGGCTCGTTCGCCCGCTCGGTGCTGCGCTACTTCCGCCCCGGCTACCACCCGACGCAAGAGGGCTCGACCCAGCTGGCGGTCGCCTACCTGGCGGCGTCCCCCGCTGCCCGAGCGGCTGCCCAGTGA
- a CDS encoding ATP-binding protein — MGARCGGHSRAKKGSRRVVLVGSQAEDGDCTERDADPTRACIVLTGGDGCIAQARRHAADFLTRLQDKHGLDVSEHTVGMTQLVVSELVTNALKYAPGPVLMELRIAGAQVEITVRDSSPGLPSLQATDPDPDRVGRHGLEIVRAVAQHLDIRREPGGKRITARITLTDIPGTGTADRDVP; from the coding sequence ATGGGGGCACGCTGCGGCGGGCACTCGCGGGCGAAGAAGGGAAGCAGACGGGTGGTGCTGGTGGGGTCGCAGGCCGAGGACGGGGACTGTACCGAGCGTGATGCCGACCCGACGCGTGCCTGCATCGTCCTGACCGGAGGCGACGGATGCATCGCCCAGGCCCGGCGCCACGCCGCCGACTTCCTCACCCGGCTCCAGGACAAGCACGGCCTGGACGTCTCCGAGCACACCGTGGGCATGACCCAGCTCGTCGTCAGCGAGTTGGTCACCAACGCTCTCAAGTACGCCCCCGGACCAGTCCTCATGGAACTGCGCATCGCCGGCGCCCAGGTGGAGATCACCGTCCGGGACAGCAGTCCCGGCCTGCCGAGCCTGCAGGCCACCGACCCCGACCCCGACCGCGTCGGCCGGCACGGCCTGGAGATCGTCAGGGCCGTCGCCCAGCACCTCGACATCCGACGGGAGCCGGGCGGCAAACGCATCACCGCCCGGATCACCCTGACGGACATCCCGGGTACCGGCACCGCCGACCGCGATGTGCCGTAG
- a CDS encoding N(5)-(carboxyethyl)ornithine synthase: MSLMSLGVFASSRKENEFRLPLHPAHLDRIAPDIRERIFLEHGYGQRFGVADDTLAPLVAGLRSREQLVAECDVLLLPKPMYADVAALREGQVLWGWPHCVQDEKLTQLAIDRRLTLIAWEAMNHWTAAGVFSVHVFHKNNELAGYCSVLHALQLGGLTGSYGRRLRAVVISFGATARGAVTGLGAMGVSDVTVLTQRAAAAVASPMPSVVMGHFEEREDDASRLQAVTPAGSVPMGEYLAGFDIIVNCVLQDTDAPLMFVTDEELALFRPGSFFIDVACDEGMGFAWARPTTFGDPMPTVGPDCHYYAVDHSPSHLWNSATWEISEALLPYLRKVMSGPAAWDADTTVRKAIEIRDGVVQNPKILSFQHRTAAYPHAPETPVPAPVPHSVAQPT, from the coding sequence ATGAGCCTGATGAGTCTCGGAGTCTTCGCCTCCTCCCGCAAGGAGAACGAGTTCCGCCTGCCGTTGCACCCCGCCCACCTCGACCGGATCGCCCCGGACATACGCGAGAGAATCTTCCTCGAACACGGCTACGGCCAACGGTTCGGCGTCGCTGACGACACGCTCGCACCGCTCGTGGCGGGCTTGCGCTCCCGTGAGCAGCTCGTCGCCGAGTGTGACGTACTGCTGCTGCCCAAACCCATGTACGCGGACGTCGCCGCACTGCGTGAGGGCCAGGTGCTGTGGGGATGGCCGCACTGCGTGCAGGACGAGAAGCTGACCCAGCTCGCCATCGACCGACGGCTGACCCTCATCGCCTGGGAGGCCATGAACCACTGGACGGCCGCGGGCGTCTTCAGCGTCCATGTGTTCCACAAGAACAATGAGCTCGCGGGCTACTGCTCGGTGTTGCACGCACTGCAGCTCGGCGGGCTGACCGGCAGCTACGGCCGGCGTCTGCGCGCTGTGGTCATCAGCTTCGGCGCCACGGCGCGTGGAGCGGTCACGGGCCTCGGAGCCATGGGCGTCTCCGACGTCACGGTGCTCACCCAACGCGCCGCGGCGGCTGTGGCCTCGCCGATGCCGTCGGTCGTGATGGGGCATTTCGAGGAGAGGGAGGACGATGCGTCGCGCCTGCAGGCCGTCACACCGGCGGGTTCCGTACCGATGGGGGAGTACCTGGCCGGATTCGACATCATCGTCAACTGTGTCCTGCAGGACACCGACGCGCCGCTGATGTTCGTCACCGACGAGGAACTCGCCCTGTTCCGGCCGGGCTCGTTCTTCATCGACGTCGCCTGCGACGAGGGCATGGGCTTCGCGTGGGCACGTCCGACCACCTTCGGTGACCCGATGCCCACGGTCGGACCGGACTGCCACTACTACGCGGTGGACCACAGCCCGTCCCACCTGTGGAACTCGGCCACCTGGGAAATCAGCGAGGCGCTCCTGCCGTATCTGCGCAAGGTCATGAGCGGGCCCGCGGCATGGGATGCCGACACCACGGTCAGAAAGGCCATCGAGATCCGCGACGGCGTAGTCCAGAACCCGAAGATCCTCTCCTTCCAGCACCGGACAGCGGCCTACCCCCACGCTCCCGAGACCCCGGTCCCCGCCCCGGTGCCGCACTCCGTCGCGCAGCCGACCTGA